In Fusobacterium simiae, the sequence TAGATGATAATGTAAAAAATATTATTTACAGCAGCAATGTTTTAATTTTTATTTTTCCTCTCTATGTGGATAGTATTCCATCTAATTTACTAAGTTTGCTTGTAAACTTTGAAAACGAAAGACTTATAAATTCAAAAACTAAAATTTATTGTATAGTTAATAATGGTTTTTTTGAAGGAGTTCAAAATCATTTAGCTATATCTCAAATAAGATGTTGGAGTAAAAAAGTAAATGCTCAATGGGGGCAAGGGATGGGAATTGGTGGCGGAGAACTACTTTCTCACTTAAAGAGAGTTCCATTAGGACATGGTCCTTTAAAAAATTTAGGCATAGTACTAGAAAAATTCTCTAAAAATATACTCTTATTAAAAAGCGATGAAGATATCTACATTAATCCTAATTACCCAAAAATTTTATATTTTCTTCAAGCTAATATTTCTTGGTTTATGATTGCAAGAAAAAATAAATTAAAATTTAAAGATTTATTTAAAAAAATTAATTAAAATTATTTATTTTTTTCTTACTATTGACTTTAATCTGTTTACTCTATACAATTATAGTATAAAAAAATTTATTAAAGGGGCGATATCAATGGATAAGAAACGATACTTTGGAGATTTGATGTTATTTTTAGCAGCATTTATATGGGGAACTGCTTTTGTCGCCCAAGTTACAGGTATGGACAGGATAGGACCATTTACTTTTAATATGGCTCGTTCTGTTATTGCAATTATATGTTTAGGTGCTTATTTAATTATTACTAAAGCTAAGTTACCTGAAAATTTAGGACTTTTATTACAAGGTGGATTAGTTTGTGGACTTTTTATATTTTTAGGAACTTCTCTACAACAAATTGGTTTACAATATACAACAGCTGGAAAAACTGGTTTTATAACTTCTTTTTATATTTTGATTATCCCATTTTTAAGTGTAATATTCTTAAAACATAAGATAGATTTACTAACTTGGGGAAGTATAATTTTAGGCTTTATAGGACTTTATTTATTAGCTATTCCAAATTTAAATGAATTTACAATAAATAAAGGAGATTTTATAGTTTTTATTGGATCTTTTCTTTGGGCAGGCCATATTTTAATAATAGATTATTATTCTAAAAAAATTAATCCTGTTGAACTTTCATTTTTACAATTTGTTGTATTGACAATTTTATCAGGAATATGTGCCTTTATTTTTGAAAATGAAACTGCAACAATGTCTAATATTATGTTTTCATGGAAATCTATTGCTTATGCAGGATTTTTATCATCAGGAATAGCTTATACTTTACAAATGGTTGGGCAAAAATATACAAATCCTGTAATTGCTTCTTTAATTTTAAGTTTAGAAGCTGTCTTTGCTGCATTGGCAGGTTACTTTATGCTTGATGAAATTATGACTTCAAGAGAGTTTTTAGGTTGTTGTATTGTATTTTTAGCAATAATATCTTCACAAATACCTAAGGATATATTTAAAAAAAAATACATAGGTATAAAAAAATAATAATTAACATAGCCGATTTCTTGTGATATAATTATCTCTAATCAATTTTTAGAGAGGTTGTATTATGGAAGAATTTAAGTTTGCATTAAAAAAATATATTTTGATAGCCTTTGCATATCTTTTTATTGGTATGACTTGTGGACTTTTAATGAAAGAAGCAGGCTATGGTGTTTTTTGGTCATTCTTTTCATCAGCCTTTGTCTATGGGGGAACAATACAACTTTTAATGGTAGGGCTATTAAAGGCACATACTCCAATTATAACAATAGGTTTAATTTCAATATTTGTAAATTCAAGACATATGTTTTATGGCTTAACTTATTTAGAAGAATTTAAAGAAATAAGGAAAAAATCATTTTTAAAGTTTTTATACCTATCATTAACTTTAACTGATGAAGTCTATTCGCTTTATACAAGTTCAAAATTTCCAGAAAGATTAGACAGAGTAAAAACAATGCTTTGGATTAATGCCTTATCATATTTTACTTGGATGTTTGGCTGTATTGCAGGAAATGTTGCATTTAACTTTATTAATTTTAGTTTAGAAGGTATTGATTTTATAATTACAGAATTCTTCTGTATTGTTGTTATTTCTCAACTTATTAATGATAAATCATACATCTCAACTTCTGTTGGAATAATTTCATCTATTGTTGCATTTTTAATAGTAGTAAGCAATTTTATACTTTTAGCTATTATATTTAGTATGCTTTCACTATTACTATTAAAAAATAAAGTTGATAAGAAAGAAGTTGATAAATATGAATAATAATTTATATCTTTTTTTAGCTATGATATCTGCTGGAATAGGAATGATTATTTGTAGAATGTTACCCTATATTATTTTTGCAAATGGTAAACTACCAAAGTTAGTAAAATTTTATGAAAAATATCTACCTTATTCATTGATGGCAATATTATTTTGCTTTTGTTTAGCATCTGTTAATTTTTCTGTTTATCCTTATGGCTTTCCAGAAATTTTAACCTTACTTATTGTTGCTATTTTACAATTTTGGAAGAAAAATATGATGTTATCATTGTTTTTAGGAACTGTTATTTATTTGATTTTAATTAGATATGTATGATTAATTATAGGAAAATAGTTCATTATTAACTAAATTAACAAATGTAGTAAAAAATAGTTCATTGCTAGCTAAATTTCTTAACGTCAAAAAATTGACATTCGCTGCAAATTCGGTAAACTTGCCAACAAGTTGGCTTCAAACACACCGAGATTTGCTCGGCTCATTTCCTTCAATTTTTTGCCTAAAATTTAGAATGCAATTTCACTTATTTTTTATCTACATTATAAAGTGAAATTTATTTAATTCATTCTATTTTTTAATTAGTTGGAGATATTATGAAAGTTAGATATGCAAAAAAAAATGAAAAAGAAATAGCTATTAAATTTTGGAAAGATAGTTTTAAAGATAGTGAAGAACAAATAAAATTTTATTTTGATAATGTCTATAATGAGAAAAATTATTTGGTGTTGGAAGATAATTCAAAAATAGTTTCCTCACTTCATGAAAATGACTATATTTTTAATTTTAATAATGAGAGTATAAAAAGCAAATATATTGTTGGAGTTTCTTCACATATAACTATGAGAAATAAAGGTTATATGTCAAAATTGCTCATATCAATGTTAGAAAATTCTAAGAAAAAAAATATGCCTTTTGTTTTTTTAACTCCTATCAATCCAAAAATTTATAGAAAATTTGATTTTGAATATTTTTCTAATATTGAATACTACAATTTTTCAATAGAAGAACTGTCTAATTTTAAATTTCCTAAGGATAACTATTTATATATAGAAATAAATGAAGAAAATAAAAATCTATACTTAGATGATTTAATAAAAATCTATAATTCTAATATGAAAGGTAATTTTTGTTATTTAGAAAGAAATGATTTCTATTTTGATAAAATTTTAAAAGAAGCTAATAGTGATGGAATGAAAACTTTTATCCTATATAAAGATAAAATACCAAGTGCATATATTATTTTTGGATTGTATGAAGATAATGTTGAAATTAGAGAATGTTTAGCTTTGGACAGTATTTCATACAAAGAGATACTAGCTTTAATCTATGGATATAGGGATTACTATAAAAATGTTAGTCTTGCTAGTCCTAGCAATTCAAATATAGAATTTATTTTTGG encodes:
- a CDS encoding DMT family transporter, with the protein product MDKKRYFGDLMLFLAAFIWGTAFVAQVTGMDRIGPFTFNMARSVIAIICLGAYLIITKAKLPENLGLLLQGGLVCGLFIFLGTSLQQIGLQYTTAGKTGFITSFYILIIPFLSVIFLKHKIDLLTWGSIILGFIGLYLLAIPNLNEFTINKGDFIVFIGSFLWAGHILIIDYYSKKINPVELSFLQFVVLTILSGICAFIFENETATMSNIMFSWKSIAYAGFLSSGIAYTLQMVGQKYTNPVIASLILSLEAVFAALAGYFMLDEIMTSREFLGCCIVFLAIISSQIPKDIFKKKYIGIKK
- a CDS encoding AzlC family ABC transporter permease, coding for MEEFKFALKKYILIAFAYLFIGMTCGLLMKEAGYGVFWSFFSSAFVYGGTIQLLMVGLLKAHTPIITIGLISIFVNSRHMFYGLTYLEEFKEIRKKSFLKFLYLSLTLTDEVYSLYTSSKFPERLDRVKTMLWINALSYFTWMFGCIAGNVAFNFINFSLEGIDFIITEFFCIVVISQLINDKSYISTSVGIISSIVAFLIVVSNFILLAIIFSMLSLLLLKNKVDKKEVDKYE
- a CDS encoding branched-chain amino acid transporter permease — encoded protein: MNNNLYLFLAMISAGIGMIICRMLPYIIFANGKLPKLVKFYEKYLPYSLMAILFCFCLASVNFSVYPYGFPEILTLLIVAILQFWKKNMMLSLFLGTVIYLILIRYV
- a CDS encoding GNAT family N-acetyltransferase; its protein translation is MKVRYAKKNEKEIAIKFWKDSFKDSEEQIKFYFDNVYNEKNYLVLEDNSKIVSSLHENDYIFNFNNESIKSKYIVGVSSHITMRNKGYMSKLLISMLENSKKKNMPFVFLTPINPKIYRKFDFEYFSNIEYYNFSIEELSNFKFPKDNYLYIEINEENKNLYLDDLIKIYNSNMKGNFCYLERNDFYFDKILKEANSDGMKTFILYKDKIPSAYIIFGLYEDNVEIRECLALDSISYKEILALIYGYRDYYKNVSLASPSNSNIEFIFGNQLNIEKIVKPFMMMRILNPLTIFKILKLENHNIKIYIEDKILKENTGLYYFLNKKFTFYELPVEKSIYDLRIDIADLVFLITGYFSIDDLVKIGKIDITNKETLRKLKRIFSKKNSYLYEFI